AATGCCGTCAAACTTGGCATGAGCTGAAAGTTTTGAAAAATAAAGCCGAAGTTTTCTAATCGGAACTTTGCGCTCTGAACTTCATTGAATCCTGCAATCTCCTGTGCATTTACTACAATTGAACCGTGTTCCGGCTTCATAAAACCTGCCAGAATCTGAAGCAGTGTCGATTTACCCGATCCGCTTTTCCCGACAACCGCCACGATTTCCCCCTTCTTAACATCAAATGATACATCATTCAGTACCGGAACCTGTCTTTCCTTTCCGCGTTTACCGATAGAGAATGTATGTTGTAAGTTCGTTACTTTAATCATCATCGTTCACTCCTTTTCACTTAACTTTAGTGTAAAGGGCAAATCTTAATATTTAGAAAGGCTAAATATGAAGAAATTCTTAAGAAATCCTGAATCCCCTTTATGTTTTTTCGGACATGAAAAAACCACAAGCACAATTCCACCTGTGCTTGTGGTTGAATCTTTTTTAGAAACCTACCATCTTTTGCTTTTCAAATGTTTTACCGTTGAAGCTCGTCACTTTTGAACGGGATACTGTAAATAGCTCATCTTCAATATAAAGAAGACGCTGTACAACATTATACGAATCTTCATATTGTTCACCAGGACGCGCCTTTTCGATCATATCCGCTGCAAGCTCAATTCCTTTAGGTGTTACTTCGTAAATATGAGCACCTGTTCCTTCATATTTCAGCTGGTCTTCCTCATCTGTTGGCGAGTAAATCGTAACCGGGAAGCCGTAATAGTTTTGACGCGAATCTTTGAACAGTGCTTTATGGTCATACTGTACAGGAGAATAAGTACCGCGACCACCGATTATAACTGCTTGCTGTTCTTTCGGGTTATTGAAATCCGTCACGTCAAACAGGCTCAGTTTCATTCCTTTTGTATAGACAACCGGCTCTTTTGAACCTTCCTCCATCTTCACTTCCGTATCATAACCAATACCTAATAAGTGATTTTCACCAATTGGATGCAAGTAATTACTGAAGCCTGGAATTTTTAGCTCCCCTAACACTTTCGGTGCTGTCGGATTTTTTGTATCAATAACAAAGAGTGGATCTGTTTCTTTAAATGTCACTAAATACGCTTTGTCTCCCATAAAGCGAGCGGAGTAAATGCGTTCCCCCTTCGCCAGATCCTTGACCGCACCTACTTGTTTTAAGTTTTCATCCAAAATGAAGAGATGGTTTTTCGAATTGGCTGTTGTACCCCATGCACTGCCTTCTGTAGTAGCGATACGGACATGCCCATCGTGCTCATCCATTGAGAATTGATTTAATACAGAACCAGGAACTTTACCTTGTGCTGTCATTTTCACCGCTGCTTTATCAATAGAAATTTTATAAATTGTCGTTTCATCATTTTGATTTACCGGCATTGTACTAGATACCGTGTCTTCAAGAGATGTGCTCTCCATTGCTGGCCAGAAACGATAATGATTCATCGATGCAATATAGATTGCGTTTTCTGACATGTACAACTGCCCGCTGTTACCTAGGAAGCTCTCTGTTTTCCATGCGTTCGACTTTACATTGTTCATATCGATTG
The sequence above is drawn from the Solibacillus isronensis genome and encodes:
- a CDS encoding beta-propeller domain-containing protein, with translation MKNGKFFGIGLVASLVAVLALGYFMFAKNPEVQATGILFEGETYSITLKQPITEKSLTDGSILIVDENGNKAKVKFSVDKAGTALSVDGLKVGKYTLEIKQTAYAKNAKSQQEQSVALEVVRKVEKLTTTEDLKDYFRAFVAQENAVSSRFNDMVVEESAMSMENKDSGSGGPSYSTTNNQVEGIEEGDITITDGQSIYTIVDNKVVIVDAKTMHVVKRLKVGKDIYPSHLMLHDQTLIIGYTQYVETQREPYYDGKSVTKIAFYDVKDAKNPTLVREVGHDGDITSLRKAGNYLYVVSSRMPNYWLLQETPDVELRPSTYDGEKETIMPVDKIRMLPESNEPNYLIVSAIDMNNVKSNAWKTESFLGNSGQLYMSENAIYIASMNHYRFWPAMESTSLEDTVSSTMPVNQNDETTIYKISIDKAAVKMTAQGKVPGSVLNQFSMDEHDGHVRIATTEGSAWGTTANSKNHLFILDENLKQVGAVKDLAKGERIYSARFMGDKAYLVTFKETDPLFVIDTKNPTAPKVLGELKIPGFSNYLHPIGENHLLGIGYDTEVKMEEGSKEPVVYTKGMKLSLFDVTDFNNPKEQQAVIIGGRGTYSPVQYDHKALFKDSRQNYYGFPVTIYSPTDEEDQLKYEGTGAHIYEVTPKGIELAADMIEKARPGEQYEDSYNVVQRLLYIEDELFTVSRSKVTSFNGKTFEKQKMVGF